From the Thermococcus sp. MV5 genome, the window ATGGGTATCCTGGATATCCAAAGACAACATCAAAGGTCATGAAGGCCTGTACGTTGCAACAGTTCTAATTTCGACAGTACTTATGTTCACAGGGAGAGAACTTGCAACTCCCGTAACAGCACTTCTATTGTTAATTGCATTGGCTCTAGTAGCTCTTGCTTTTTATGGTAAGAATGTGGAATTTAACGAAAAGCTTTACATAACTCTGCTTTTTGTACTGTTTATAGCATTAACAAAATATATAGGCATGAGAAAAGAGCAAATCTTACTAATGAGCGGTGTCATGGGAATAGTATTCTCCCTAATAGTAGGCGCCATTTCAAAAACAGAGGACGGAAAGAAAATGTATGCAGCAACTTATGAATCAATGATAGACGCGGGCAAAACCAGTACGAGCGTAATGCTGGCAGCTGCAAGCGCTGGATTAATCCAAGGGGTCCTTACAATGACAGGGCTTGTAACTAGCTTGGGATACAGGCTTGTTGATTTAACAGCAGGAAACTTGTGGCTACTCCTATTACTAACCATGATATTCAGTCTGATTTTAGGTATGGGTGTGCCCACAACAGCCAATTATATTATCACATCTCTTGTAGCAGCCCCTGCTATCTTCAACGCAGTCATGGGGTTACAACCCTACAGCTCCCCAGTTCCAGGATTTGGAACGCCAATAGCACTCTTAGCAGCACACTTTTTCGTGTTTTACTTTGGAATACTAGCAGATGTAACTCCACCTGTTGCATTGGCCTCTTACGCAGGTTCAGCTCTAGCAGGAGGAGACTTCTGGAAAACTGCCCTAAACTCCGTGAAATATGCATTAGCAGGATACATCGGCCCTTACATCTATTTCACGCACCCAGAGATGTTCTTAATAACTGTCCAAGAGTGGAACATGTCAATCGCTCTCCGAGTGCTCTACAACTTTGGGGCCACTTTACTGGTAATGTACCTACTAGCGATCTCTCTAACAGGATGGTTCCAGAAAAATCTAAGAAAAGAAGTAAGATTAATCATTGGTATGATAGGGCTTGCAGGAGCCACACTTCATATTATACCGATAGGTCTAGGAGTTGTTATAGTAATCGGACTCAAGGTATTTTGGAAAAGGCTCGGGGGATGACTATCCTCTTTCTCTCGCTTTTTCTAATTCTTGAACTATTGTTCGAGTCAGGTTTTGAATGTTTTGAGCTGCATTTAATACTGTCTGCCTAACTATTCGAATTACTATAAAAACAATTATCAGTACGATAGCTATCATCATCAAATATTCCATAGCCGCTTGAGCATTTCTTTTCATGTTTATCCCCCAAATGCTTGAGCTATCTGCTTTGCCACGAAACCTGATGCAATAATAAAGCCAACTGCAACTGCACTAGTTATGATCACAAAATCCACTAATTTGTCCAATACATACATTAATATCTTTTTCTCTTTTTCATCCATTCTAATCACCATATAAAGAATAACTATCAAAGATCTTAATAAATGTTTAGCCAAAAAAGAAAAGATAGTTAGTAAAGCATAACTTCAAAACCAAGTTCGCTCAAAAGGTCCGCAAGTTCTTCACTATCCACATACACTAGCAGATGATGGTTACCAAGAGTTCCATCAACGAAATCTTTTGCTTCTTCTATTTTAAGCTTTAATTGGGTTCTACATCTATGCTCACTCCTCTCTTGACCCAAAACTTCAACTCCTGCTACCACCGCCTTTCTTCCTCTAATTTTTAGTAAAGAGGCCTTCCCTTTTGGAAGATTTACTGCAACACCCACACCTTTTCCACTTTCAAAGTGTGATCTCAAAACATAGTTGGCAATTAGTGGAGCAGTACAGTGGGCCAGGATTATATGATTCTCTCCATAATCCGCTATGTTGCCCATGAAAGCCGGTTTATCAAAGAATCTCCTCACTATAAGCATCCCAAATAGAGAATTTAGCTCTCCTTCACATGCGGCAGGAATTCCCTCTGCATTCAGCATTGCTAATGCCAAACAAGGAGTTGCATTAAGTTTGTTAAGCATTTCAAAGCATCCTATGGCAAATCCATCCAATTTGTAATCATCAATTATTCTCTTAAGAGCCACATATATTCTACCAGCTTTTACAAGATCTTCTCTTTGTGGCTCTTTAATCTCTTTAGCTTTTGCAATAATTTCCTCTACAGCCTTCCAGCCTTCAGCTTCAGTAGTTGCATCATAATACTCGTAGAATTTTTTCAAACTTATATGAATGTAAGGAAGTCCGAATTTCTCATTTATCAGCCAAATCGAAGTTCTTCCTATAAGACCCAATCTAATGTTGAGGAATTTATCAAGCATGTTTTTTATATCCTCATACCCTAAAAGGGCTGCTTTTAGTTCACTAATACTCTTCACAAGTGCTGTCGGTATTAGGTTGTCTCTAAAATATTCCCTAAGTTCAATAGCTGCAGCAATGGAGTTATTAAAAGAGTCTCCAAAAAGAATTATTGGCTTTCTGTAATAAACAAATTCTTTCAAAGCGTTTTCAGTCCCTCCTGTAAGGGGATAAATAACAATAATATCCACATCCTTAAAGTCTACCTCTCTAGTGTCTGATTTTGAAGATATAAAAGTACCCCCTTCTATTTCAAATTCATCCACAAGTTTCATTAAAAACTTGGAAGCTTTTTCTTCAAAGGCCGTAGGGTCTGCTATTTCACTAATTCCAAACGCTACTCCTACTTTCATCTCACCAACCTCCAGAATGTTAAGGAGTAGAAAGAATTTAAGGTTACCGTTTTAAGGTCTAAGATACAATAATAGAGTGTGATAAAAATGATTCGCTTTATCCTTGATACAAGTATCTTTGTAAATCCTGATATTAGAAATAAGTTTGGAGAAAACCCTACCGAAGCTATGAAAAAATTCTTAGAATATGCTGAGCGTCTTTTTGGAAGAGTAGAGTTCTATATGCCACCTGGAATTTACAAAGAGGTTACCCATTTTGTTGAACTTGAAGAGGTTTCTCCAAATATAGAAATTTATATTGTCAAGAAACCACCTAATGTTCATGATATTAAAATCCCTGCTTTCGTTGTTTATGAACTTATTGAGGACATACGAAGAAGAATTGATAAAGGACTCAGAGTTGCAGAAAAAGCAGTTAGAGAAAGTGTGGTAGATAGCCAGAACGTAAATACAATAATACAAAAACTTCGGAGAAACTATAGAAAAGCTTTAAGAGAGGGAATAGTTGATAGCAAAGAAGATTTTGAGCTTATATTACTTGCCAAAGAACTAGACGCCACAATAGTCTCTGCAGATGTTGGTATTCTAACATGGGCCCAGAAAATGGGTATTAAATGGATCGATGCTGCCCGGTTCAAGGAAGTTCTAGATGAATTAATAGAAAAGGCCTGAACGGTTCCAAGGTAACCTCTTGAGATCAAGCCAGGTTATGAAAGAATTAAAGAAAAAAATAAACGATTAAATTTACTCTAAAAGCTTTTTCCTCATACCCCCCTTGAGAGAGTACACCCATGTCGTAGAGTTCTTTGAGCTTTTTAAGATTTTCAAGTAAATCTTCTTGCTTTAATTGTAGCTTTCCTTGGCTCCATCCGGTATCGCTGTTAGTTCATACCTACCCAGAATTTCCTCATCTATTTACATAATCCCTCTATCAGTTACCACAAGCCACTTAGGCTTTGCTTCAAGACCAAATTTCTTCTTATTGCATAGAGAACCTTTTCGTCTGGAGAAGGTTTTCTAAGATTCCTTTTGGAAGTTTTTCTTTCATAATTCACTCTCTTCTCCCTGATCTCTTCTCCGCCGTGAACGGCAAGGCTTTCCAAGAAAAATGTAAATATATTACTCCAAGATGCTCAATGAATAAAGTTTATTACGCCAAATAGCTTAACCTATGGTTAGGTGATTTCATGAATTTTGAAAGAAAAGTTCTCATCGGGATGGTTCATCTCAAATCCCTGCCAGGCTCATATCTTTATGAAGGGAACTTTGATGTAGTGCTTGAACATGCCATCAGAGAAGCAAAAAAGCTTGAACAAGCAGGTTTTGATGCAATAATGATTGAAAACTTCAATGATATACCGTTTTCAAAAACTGTTGAACCAATAACAATTGCTGCTATGAGCGTTATTTCAAAGGCTATTAAAGACGTGATTTCACTACCACTTGGCATAAATGTACTGAGAAACGATGCTGTAGCAGCCTATTCAATAGCATATACAGTGAAAGCTGATTTCATCAGGGTGAACGTGCTAACTGGAGTTGCTTTTACGGATCAAGGAGTGATTGAGGGAGTAGCCAATGAACTTGCTAGGCTGAGAAAATTGCTTCCATCAAAAATAAAAATCTTTGCAGATGTCCACGTCAAGCATGGATATCATTTTGGGGATTTTGAAGAAGCTCTAAATGATACGATCGAAAGAGGTTTAGCAGACGCTGTAATAATAAGTGGACAACGAACAGGAAGTGAAGTAGATTTAAAAAAGCTAAAGATAGCTAAAAATATTTCAAATGTTCCAGTCTTAGTTGGTTCTGGCACTACCTATAATAACTTACCAAACCTCTGGCCATATGCAGATGGATTCATTATTGGAACATGGATTAAAAAAGATGGAAAAAGCAAAAACAATATTGACCCAGAACGAGCAAGGAAGATCATTGAATTAGCAACAGAACTCCGAAAAAATCTCTGAACATTTTTCTCATATTTTATCTTACTCCGGTATCATAGTTGATCTTCACTTTTCGGAATAGATCAAATCCCACATGAGACTCCCATATAAGAAAGGTTTCCAAAAGGTAATAAAGTATTTACTTATAGAAACACATATTCTAATCCAACTGATACATTATCAAAAGATTTTTTAATCTTCCGGTTTAGTGTATGGTCAAAGGGGGAATTAATAATGAAAAAAGGTTGTATATTACTGAGCTTAATGCTCAGTCTAAGCTTGGTAGTATCTTCAGCTACTGCCCACTTTGATCCCCCAGATTCTCCTGCGATCCAAGTAAACGTTTATCTTCTTGGGGTTTCTCTTAGTGAAGATATGGATGATGGGTGGAATGGCTATGCCGATATCATAGGAAAGTATAGGATAGTTCATAAGGGTCACGAAAGTAAGAACGGAAACATTGAAATGATATACTATGACTGGGATACTCTAAAAGGAAAAATGGGTTACATCCCCAAGAGACTACTCTACAGCCATAAGGAGTGCTCTCCGCTGAATGAGATAACTATTAACGTAGATTTGGAAGAATACAACGACATCTTATCCAACGATGCAATAGGCTCAGGTTCTATAAAGATAATCAAGCCGGGGAGGTATGTAATAAATTCTGGAAAAGGAAACGTGCTCATAGAAGTTAAAACTACTCCTGCAGTTCTCTATTCCGACGAGTGCTCATACTTCCATGATCAACCAAATGACTATGCGAGCAGTATCGTGACGAGCTCTGGAGGGTATGTTTACGACTGGCAACTTGCAAACATGGTGAAGATGTGGATAGCCAACAGAACCGGCTACGCAAATATGGTCTTCATCTTCAACCAATGCTTTGGTGGGGGAATGATTGATGATCTTAAGGAGAAGCTTAAAGGCACAGGCGATGCGGCCTTTTTGAGTGCTTCTAAACATGATGAGCCCGCATGGGGCCTTGCTGATGGTTACACACCAGCCAGCTGGCCCGAAATGGGGAAAAGAGGATTCACTCGGCCCGAAGGCTACTACCCAAAGGAAGTTGGAGAGGAGTTAGCAAGGACAGGTAAAGATGCCCCCACAATAAAAGAAATTGCCAGAAGGGCAGAGCAGCAGGATCCGCGCGGTCCTTACGGGTTGGACTTCAAGGAAACCCCACAGTACACCTCAATTGGGAAGGGCGACAGCATAAAGATAGGAAAGAAAGCCGACGGCTCGAACGTGGCAAGCAAACATGCCATCCTTTTTGCTGGAGATGCCAACAGCAAGAGACACTGGAACAACCTTGATAGGGCATACAAAGCACTTAAAAAGCAGGGATTCTCCGATGGAGACATAATAGCTCTGGCCGGAAATGGGAAAACCATGCCAAATGGTACAAATGTCCCGAACTATGTGGATGGACCGGGAACCAAAAAAGCCCTATTTGAGGCCATTGTAAACGTCAGCAAGAAAATGAACAAAAATGAGCAGCTCATATTTTGGGTCTCTGATCATGGGAATAGAGAAAGGACAGAAACAGCCCTTGATAAAGCGATAAAAGATCCCGTAAAGCAGTCAATACCCCCAAGAAAGACTGCCAAAAGAACCGGGCAAATTTCCTGGGATCTGGATGAGGAGTTTTTAAAAGTAATAAAGCTCGATCCGAACAACCAACCCTACGTGAGCATACTCGTTGAAGCCACTCCTGAGATTATTGAGTATGGGGAGTATTTCCTTGAGAATATAAGGCTCCACGTAAATGAGAACGAGTTGGAGTTAGAGCTAGTCGAGCCCATCATTGCATATGATGAGGAACCGGATTTGGATGCTTATGAACTTGTATATCTTGTGGACGAGAGTATTCTGGGAGAAGAAAACCTCATTGAGGTTGAATGGGCAGGAGATCCAGAAATGTTCGTTGAATACACCATACTCGGGCTTATGATAAGCACAGGAGGTATAAATGAGTTCGAAACCGAACTCATTGAAGCTGTTGAGGAGCAAACTCTCTTTGACCTTCTGAGAGGATATGTGCCCATATACAATGAAAATGCCGATAATTTGCCCGGATTCATTAAAAGAATAGTTGGAGATGAGAGGATAGA encodes:
- a CDS encoding RNA ligase partner protein; translated protein: MIRFILDTSIFVNPDIRNKFGENPTEAMKKFLEYAERLFGRVEFYMPPGIYKEVTHFVELEEVSPNIEIYIVKKPPNVHDIKIPAFVVYELIEDIRRRIDKGLRVAEKAVRESVVDSQNVNTIIQKLRRNYRKALREGIVDSKEDFELILLAKELDATIVSADVGILTWAQKMGIKWIDAARFKEVLDELIEKA
- a CDS encoding BtpA/SgcQ family protein; this encodes MNFERKVLIGMVHLKSLPGSYLYEGNFDVVLEHAIREAKKLEQAGFDAIMIENFNDIPFSKTVEPITIAAMSVISKAIKDVISLPLGINVLRNDAVAAYSIAYTVKADFIRVNVLTGVAFTDQGVIEGVANELARLRKLLPSKIKIFADVHVKHGYHFGDFEEALNDTIERGLADAVIISGQRTGSEVDLKKLKIAKNISNVPVLVGSGTTYNNLPNLWPYADGFIIGTWIKKDGKSKNNIDPERARKIIELATELRKNL